A genomic window from Paenibacillus sp. FSL K6-0276 includes:
- a CDS encoding response regulator: MYRLLIVDDLPIIVDGLLELFDETDHLQLEVMKAYSGEEALEVLSHHRIDIVISDIKMPGLEGIELLREIKSQWPACKVIFLTGYNDFHYARSAITYGGFDYILKVESDEKIIQSVERAIEKIEEENNQEQMIARAQSKMRLALPSLQKEYVWELFQGKHVSDSQLKQAFKEIDIPLDATLPVYLLIGRVDAWKEMFTTPDKALLTYAVQNICDEYLSTQVRCYSVVFELSKIVWMIQPKIPDGSSIEYGDQDWIRAHRYTSGILETVQGNCKRLLGLSVSFLLGSEATTWDNISDRFHSIKYGLVQGHGLFNEVILTDKDIQREVNGDLSGNYHDAFYHARVQLLMSCLENNHREQFNKLYAELTSIWNDEESPNERKIELYHSLSAIFLFYIHKNREIRDYINTLMDLDKLYRYGDSASWSELIQYFSQMADCFFEWNALRGTQLPTEVVNKVHRYIEEHISTDISLNALADYVSLNPSYLSRLYKQITGMGLSKYVNDYRNLIAKDMLLNTSMKVNEIAAALGYNSALAFIRFFKKQNETTPQDFRMARTHLQNQGQ; encoded by the coding sequence ATGTACCGACTGCTAATCGTCGATGACCTTCCCATTATTGTCGATGGTCTTCTGGAGCTATTCGATGAGACCGATCATTTGCAACTCGAAGTTATGAAGGCATATTCAGGTGAAGAAGCACTGGAGGTACTGTCTCATCATCGTATCGATATCGTGATTTCAGACATTAAGATGCCTGGACTGGAAGGGATTGAGCTGCTTCGGGAAATCAAATCCCAGTGGCCGGCCTGCAAAGTTATTTTCTTAACAGGATACAATGATTTTCATTATGCAAGGAGCGCAATTACGTACGGTGGGTTCGATTATATTCTGAAGGTCGAAAGTGATGAGAAAATTATTCAGTCCGTAGAACGGGCGATTGAGAAAATTGAAGAAGAAAATAACCAAGAACAGATGATCGCTAGAGCGCAATCCAAAATGAGACTGGCATTGCCCTCCCTGCAAAAAGAGTATGTGTGGGAGCTCTTTCAAGGCAAGCATGTATCGGATAGCCAATTAAAGCAGGCGTTCAAAGAAATCGATATCCCGCTTGATGCGACATTGCCGGTTTACTTGCTCATAGGCAGGGTAGACGCATGGAAAGAAATGTTCACGACGCCGGATAAAGCGTTATTGACTTACGCCGTACAGAACATTTGCGATGAGTATTTGTCCACGCAGGTCAGATGCTATTCCGTTGTATTCGAGTTATCCAAAATCGTCTGGATGATTCAACCGAAAATCCCGGATGGATCGTCTATCGAATACGGGGATCAGGATTGGATCAGAGCTCATCGGTATACGAGCGGTATTCTGGAGACTGTGCAGGGAAATTGCAAGAGATTGCTGGGTTTATCGGTTTCTTTCCTTCTTGGAAGTGAAGCAACGACATGGGATAACATATCTGATCGGTTTCACTCGATCAAATACGGCCTGGTACAAGGACATGGATTATTTAATGAGGTCATATTGACCGATAAAGACATTCAAAGAGAAGTGAACGGTGATCTGAGTGGGAACTACCACGATGCCTTCTATCACGCCCGTGTTCAATTGCTGATGTCTTGTCTCGAGAATAATCATCGGGAGCAATTCAACAAGCTGTATGCCGAACTAACGTCCATTTGGAATGATGAGGAGTCACCGAATGAGCGGAAGATCGAACTGTATCATTCGCTTTCAGCTATTTTTCTGTTCTATATCCATAAGAATCGGGAAATTCGGGATTACATCAATACGCTGATGGATCTGGATAAGTTATATCGCTATGGAGATTCCGCATCATGGTCGGAGCTGATTCAATACTTCTCGCAAATGGCGGATTGCTTCTTCGAATGGAATGCGCTGCGGGGTACGCAATTGCCGACAGAGGTCGTGAATAAGGTACATCGATATATTGAAGAACATATTTCCACTGATATTTCCTTAAATGCGCTGGCCGATTACGTGAGCTTGAATCCATCGTATTTGTCCCGACTTTATAAGCAAATCACTGGAATGGGGTTATCTAAATATGTGAACGACTATCGTAACCTGATCGCCAAAGATATGCTGCTCAACACATCGATGAAAGTGAATGAAATTGCTGCTGCCCTGGGGTACAACTCAGCGCTTGCATTTATTCGCTTCTTCAAGAAGCAGAACGAAACGACGCCGCAAGATTTCCGTATGGCAAGGACCCATCTACAGAATCAAGGTCAATAA
- a CDS encoding histidine kinase, giving the protein MKIRFLIKDSSIFQKIMAAFLAALFPLMAITWLINEKGSDNIRSEISESILNTTRFYLDSLDKEADRISRYLPNYVMDKDLMEIATTGNYMSYYDRAQKILDIQRRLELMKNSSPFIQEARAYIPLIDRTILSNKFETSMNKQEYASMQQNKRLYEEPFIYWNDRLFISMQYPINTVKNPIYIVAVELSTTKIRETLSQIGSSRGGQSVLLNLERGWEIESDMDPELLEQMKSFAADKRELQKDEGYETIMYNGKRFLTVYKYSSLWNSYSIMCIPEETILGSLEIYRTLFWWACALAVGIVVFFSYFLLRFIYRPLMKLVHSFRRVQQNRLEPIVIDRGADEFGYLYQAFNNTIRSLKTLIEENYEQQIRNQRSELKRLQSQINPHFLYNCFFVLCRLIKSENQKEKAYQFCLCIGQYFQFITRNDEDDIPLGLEVNHSRTYVDMQTICYGDRIQVKFEGDVPDLFVPRLILQPIIENAYKHALGNMIQQGELWVHCERVGDVFSIYVEDNGRSIPDAEIEQLQKRLRQSTTRMEETTGIINVHRRIQLRYGEEYGITVSRSALGGLQVRINLSAN; this is encoded by the coding sequence ATGAAAATCCGATTCTTGATTAAAGATTCCTCTATATTCCAGAAAATAATGGCTGCCTTTCTGGCAGCCTTGTTTCCGCTCATGGCGATTACCTGGTTGATTAATGAGAAGGGTTCGGACAATATTCGGAGTGAAATTTCCGAGTCTATTCTAAATACGACTCGCTTCTATCTGGATTCACTCGACAAGGAAGCAGACCGGATCAGCCGTTATTTGCCGAACTATGTGATGGACAAAGACTTGATGGAAATTGCAACTACAGGCAATTACATGAGTTATTACGATCGTGCGCAAAAAATATTAGATATCCAAAGACGGCTTGAATTGATGAAGAACTCAAGTCCATTTATTCAAGAAGCAAGGGCGTATATCCCCCTTATCGACCGAACGATTCTTAGCAATAAATTTGAAACTTCGATGAATAAGCAGGAATATGCTTCTATGCAGCAAAATAAGAGATTATACGAAGAACCTTTCATTTACTGGAACGATCGATTATTTATTTCCATGCAATACCCCATTAATACCGTTAAAAATCCGATTTATATCGTAGCGGTTGAATTATCGACTACCAAAATCAGAGAAACGTTATCTCAAATCGGCAGCTCGCGTGGTGGACAGAGCGTATTGCTCAATCTGGAACGTGGTTGGGAGATCGAGAGTGACATGGATCCGGAACTGCTGGAACAAATGAAATCCTTCGCTGCGGATAAGCGGGAATTGCAAAAAGACGAAGGATACGAAACGATTATGTATAATGGTAAGCGGTTTCTTACGGTATATAAATACTCTAGTCTCTGGAATTCCTATTCGATTATGTGCATTCCCGAAGAGACGATCTTGGGTTCCCTTGAGATCTATCGAACATTGTTCTGGTGGGCTTGCGCGCTAGCTGTGGGTATTGTCGTTTTCTTCTCCTACTTTCTATTACGATTTATCTATCGGCCATTAATGAAACTTGTGCATTCCTTTCGGCGCGTTCAGCAGAATAGGCTGGAACCGATCGTGATCGATCGCGGAGCCGATGAGTTCGGGTATTTGTACCAAGCTTTTAATAATACGATCCGATCCTTGAAAACACTAATCGAGGAAAATTACGAGCAGCAAATCAGGAACCAGCGTTCCGAACTGAAACGATTGCAATCGCAAATTAATCCTCATTTTTTATATAATTGTTTTTTTGTATTGTGCCGGTTAATTAAATCCGAGAATCAGAAGGAAAAGGCTTATCAATTCTGCCTATGCATCGGACAATATTTTCAGTTCATTACTCGCAATGACGAGGATGACATTCCGCTGGGACTGGAGGTCAATCATTCTCGCACGTATGTAGACATGCAAACCATATGTTACGGAGACCGTATTCAAGTCAAGTTCGAAGGTGATGTTCCCGATCTCTTCGTGCCGAGGCTGATTCTGCAGCCGATCATCGAAAATGCTTATAAGCATGCCTTAGGCAATATGATTCAGCAGGGTGAGCTATGGGTTCATTGTGAGCGGGTGGGCGATGTATTCTCCATCTATGTCGAAGATAATGGCCGAAGCATCCCCGATGCGGAGATCGAACAACTTCAGAAGCGGCTGCGTCAATCCACCACTCGGATGGAGGAAACAACCGGAATCATAAATGTGCATCGCAGAATACAGCTGCGGTACGGTGAGGAATATGGCATTACAGTGTCACGTTCTGCTCTTGGTGGACTTCAAGTAAGAATCAATCTGAGCGCGAACTAG
- a CDS encoding carbohydrate ABC transporter permease produces the protein MRTNRSFGRKLLLICNFIFLASVSLLCLMPIIHILALSFSSGQAASAGKVILWPVEFTTAAYANVFGKPEYLRAFWVSIQRVLIGTTISMFLTIITAYPLSKDSRQFRLRTFYSWFFVFTILFSGGLIPNYLTVKNLGMLDTIWALVLPGAVTVFNVILLLNFYRSLPKELEESSLLDGAGQFTTLWKIYVPLSLPALATTGLFTMVGHWNSWFDGMIYMNHPENYPLQTFLQTIIIKMDFRFIKPERAELMIKLSDRTSRAAQIFVAAFPILIVYPFLQRFFIKGIVMGSVKE, from the coding sequence GTGCGTACTAACAGATCATTCGGAAGAAAATTGCTTTTGATATGTAATTTTATTTTTCTGGCATCCGTATCTTTGTTATGCCTTATGCCTATTATTCATATTTTGGCGCTCTCATTCAGCTCCGGGCAGGCAGCATCCGCCGGAAAAGTCATCCTGTGGCCAGTTGAATTCACAACGGCTGCTTATGCTAACGTATTTGGAAAACCTGAATATTTACGCGCATTCTGGGTATCGATTCAGCGGGTCCTTATTGGAACGACAATCAGCATGTTCCTGACGATTATCACGGCCTATCCATTATCCAAAGATTCTCGCCAATTTCGGCTGCGGACCTTCTATTCATGGTTCTTCGTGTTCACGATTTTATTCAGTGGCGGGCTTATTCCCAACTATTTAACCGTGAAGAACCTTGGGATGCTCGATACAATCTGGGCTTTGGTGCTGCCAGGAGCGGTCACGGTGTTCAACGTTATTCTGCTGCTGAATTTCTATCGCAGTCTGCCCAAAGAACTTGAGGAATCTTCGCTGCTCGATGGGGCGGGTCAATTTACTACCTTATGGAAAATATATGTGCCGCTATCGTTGCCGGCATTGGCAACGACAGGTCTTTTCACCATGGTGGGGCATTGGAATAGCTGGTTTGACGGTATGATTTACATGAATCATCCCGAGAATTATCCGCTGCAGACCTTCCTGCAGACGATCATTATCAAAATGGATTTCCGCTTTATTAAACCTGAGAGGGCAGAATTAATGATCAAATTGTCTGATCGTACGAGCAGAGCAGCTCAAATTTTCGTAGCAGCATTTCCGATTCTAATCGTGTATCCGTTCTTGCAGCGGTTCTTCATTAAAGGAATTGTGATGGGGAGTGTCAAAGAATAA
- a CDS encoding ABC transporter permease subunit, which produces MNVLTRMWKREWPLHLMLVPGIVLVLIFSYIPMAGIMMAFQKYVPNKGLFGSPFIGLKNFQLLMDYPDIGRIFFNTVYIAVMKIVAGMIVPVTIAILLNELRKEWVKRTFQTLVYLPHFLSWVLLSGILIDVLSPSSGILNQVLGLFGIDPVFFLGDNKWFPYVMVISDVWKEFGFGTIVYLAALTGINPSLYEAAEIDGAGRFKQTLHVTLPGMLPIIVLMFTLSIGNVLNAGFDQIFNLYSPPVYESADIIDTFVYRMGIEQAQFGFATAVGLLKSVISFIFVSMSYILAYRVANYRIF; this is translated from the coding sequence ATGAATGTATTAACGCGTATGTGGAAGAGGGAGTGGCCGCTTCACTTGATGTTGGTTCCTGGGATCGTATTGGTCCTCATCTTCAGTTATATCCCGATGGCCGGCATTATGATGGCCTTTCAGAAATACGTACCGAATAAAGGGTTGTTCGGCTCACCATTTATTGGTCTTAAAAACTTTCAGTTACTGATGGATTACCCCGATATCGGCCGGATATTCTTCAATACAGTATACATTGCGGTGATGAAAATTGTAGCAGGCATGATCGTTCCGGTCACCATAGCGATACTGCTGAATGAGCTGCGGAAAGAATGGGTCAAACGGACCTTCCAGACGCTCGTGTACTTGCCGCATTTTCTATCATGGGTCTTGTTAAGCGGTATTCTAATCGATGTATTGTCTCCATCTTCCGGTATTCTCAATCAAGTGCTTGGCTTGTTTGGTATCGACCCTGTTTTTTTTCTGGGAGACAATAAATGGTTCCCTTATGTCATGGTCATATCGGATGTATGGAAAGAGTTCGGATTTGGTACGATTGTCTATCTGGCTGCGCTTACCGGTATTAATCCGTCACTGTACGAGGCAGCGGAGATCGACGGCGCAGGACGCTTTAAGCAGACGTTACATGTGACGCTGCCGGGGATGCTTCCTATTATCGTTCTCATGTTTACGCTTAGTATAGGGAATGTACTGAATGCCGGATTTGATCAAATCTTCAACCTATACAGTCCTCCGGTCTATGAAAGCGCGGATATTATCGATACCTTCGTATATCGTATGGGGATTGAGCAAGCACAGTTCGGTTTCGCTACGGCCGTAGGACTGCTGAAATCCGTCATCTCTTTCATATTCGTATCTATGTCCTATATCTTAGCCTATCGTGTAGCGAATTACCGCATTTTCTAA
- a CDS encoding extracellular solute-binding protein produces MKKKSRILLIVALILSLTITACGKTTNEGEKQPEKQPETPVEQKNEVIEVSTVSASDQYLKFDEGESFEKNSVYDAYEKDIGVKLTNKWVSADDVQFKEKVKMSIASNDLPDFMKVNATQLKELTEADMIMDITDVYDKNATDETKKFLSMDGGMQLKTATFDGKLMGIPSSYNPYQYQFLYVRTDWLKKLNLPEPKTMADLLTIAEAFKTKDPGGTGKPHGIAISKDPFNQSTAVTGLIAFLNSYHAYENLWMEDGNGNLVNSDIQPQVKDALKALQEMFKKGLIDPEFVVKDVEKAAELLYNNNAGIVYGQSWVPAQLAKGAVKDGKVVQEWGVFPIPSVDSKPALSQIGLGVDEYYVISKQAKHPEGVIKLLNHWIVVDNHPTPEQKVYEYGKDLKEKGNNYWLLSPLRVGKQKDNNGEILPKAIENKDESILETKDHKTRYERAMKYVDGTDINMWWEYLISGPKGAYSLVPEIQNNKQYLQNKFYGAPTPTMADRQEILKKKRDEVYFKIMMNQVSVDEFDKFVEEWKKLGGDEMTKEVNEWYATHKQ; encoded by the coding sequence ATGAAGAAAAAAAGTAGAATACTTCTGATCGTCGCATTGATCCTAAGTTTAACTATCACGGCATGCGGCAAAACCACAAATGAAGGGGAGAAGCAGCCTGAGAAGCAGCCTGAGACACCTGTGGAACAAAAAAATGAAGTGATTGAAGTTTCAACAGTTTCGGCAAGCGATCAGTATCTCAAATTCGATGAGGGCGAAAGCTTTGAGAAGAACTCGGTCTATGATGCGTATGAGAAAGATATCGGCGTGAAGCTCACGAATAAATGGGTGTCCGCCGATGACGTTCAATTCAAGGAAAAAGTGAAGATGTCCATCGCCTCCAATGATCTTCCGGACTTCATGAAGGTTAATGCTACACAGCTGAAAGAGCTGACCGAAGCGGATATGATTATGGATATCACGGACGTATATGACAAGAATGCGACGGATGAGACGAAGAAATTCTTGTCGATGGATGGCGGAATGCAACTGAAGACCGCCACTTTCGACGGTAAACTCATGGGGATTCCAAGTTCTTATAATCCGTACCAGTATCAGTTCCTCTATGTACGCACAGACTGGCTGAAGAAATTGAACCTGCCGGAACCGAAGACGATGGCGGATCTCTTGACGATCGCCGAAGCGTTCAAAACAAAAGATCCAGGCGGCACTGGGAAACCGCATGGAATTGCAATTAGCAAAGATCCATTTAACCAGTCCACAGCTGTTACAGGACTAATAGCATTCTTGAATAGTTACCATGCTTATGAAAATCTTTGGATGGAAGACGGAAATGGCAATTTGGTCAACAGTGACATTCAGCCTCAAGTGAAAGACGCACTTAAGGCGCTGCAGGAAATGTTCAAGAAAGGATTAATTGATCCTGAGTTCGTCGTTAAAGATGTGGAGAAAGCAGCAGAGCTCCTCTATAACAACAACGCAGGTATCGTATACGGCCAGTCTTGGGTACCGGCTCAGCTCGCTAAAGGCGCAGTAAAGGATGGTAAAGTCGTACAAGAGTGGGGCGTATTCCCGATTCCATCGGTAGATAGCAAACCTGCACTATCGCAGATAGGTTTGGGTGTTGACGAATATTATGTTATCTCCAAGCAAGCGAAGCATCCGGAAGGCGTTATTAAATTGCTGAACCATTGGATTGTCGTGGATAATCATCCGACGCCAGAACAGAAAGTGTATGAGTATGGTAAAGACCTGAAGGAGAAAGGCAACAACTACTGGCTTCTAAGCCCGCTTCGTGTTGGTAAACAAAAGGATAATAACGGTGAAATATTGCCAAAAGCGATCGAGAATAAAGACGAGAGCATTTTGGAGACGAAAGATCATAAAACTCGTTACGAGCGTGCCATGAAGTATGTTGACGGTACCGATATCAACATGTGGTGGGAATATCTGATTTCAGGTCCAAAAGGCGCATATTCACTTGTTCCTGAAATTCAGAACAATAAACAGTACCTACAAAACAAATTCTACGGCGCACCGACTCCAACCATGGCAGATCGACAAGAAATCCTGAAGAAGAAGCGGGATGAAGTATACTTCAAGATTATGATGAATCAAGTATCCGTGGATGAATTCGATAAATTCGTGGAAGAGTGGAAAAAGCTTGGCGGCGACGAAATGACCAAAGAAGTCAATGAATGGTACGCGACTCACAAACAATGA
- a CDS encoding YhcH/YjgK/YiaL family protein, protein MSSWEEHSRYENSVIVEAIEELKVILRYDPDLGRIEIRGNEMYTSIMALEVKSLEEQVAEKHETYIDVHYLIEGEEIRCDMGG, encoded by the coding sequence TTGTCATCTTGGGAAGAGCATAGCAGATATGAGAATTCAGTCATTGTAGAGGCTATTGAGGAATTGAAAGTAATATTACGATACGATCCTGATCTCGGGCGAATCGAGATCCGTGGTAATGAGATGTATACTTCGATTATGGCCCTTGAGGTGAAGTCGCTGGAGGAACAGGTTGCTGAAAAGCATGAGACCTATATTGATGTGCATTATCTGATCGAAGGTGAAGAGATCCGGTGTGACATGGGAGGGTAA